In one Populus nigra chromosome 12, ddPopNigr1.1, whole genome shotgun sequence genomic region, the following are encoded:
- the LOC133669770 gene encoding importin subunit alpha-1-like, with protein MSLRPSARTEVRRNRYKVAVDAEEGRRRREDNMVEIRKNRREESLQKKRREGLQAQAMPASLHSSAAEKKLEHLPSMVAGVWTEDGNLQLEATTQFRKLLSIERSPPIEEVIQAGVVPRFVQFLMREDFPQLQFEAAWALTNIASGTSENTKVVIDHGAVPIFVQLLASPSDDVREQAVWALGNVAGDSPRCRDLVLGNGALLPLLAQLNENAKLSMLRNATWTLSNFCRGKPQPPFDQVKPALPALARLIHSDDEEVLTDACWALSYLSDGTNDKIQAVIEAGVCPRLVELLLHPSPSVLIPALRTVGNIVTGDDMQTQCIINHQALPCLLNLLANNYKKSIKKEACWTISNITAGNKEQIQAVIEANIIGPLVNLLQNAEFDIKKEAAWAISNATSGGAHEQIKYLVSQGCIKPLCDLLICPDPRIVTVCLEGLENILKVGEADKNVSETGGVNLYAQMIDDAEGLEKIENLQSHDNTEIYEKAVKILETYWLEEEDETMPPGDASQSGFQFGGEAPAVPSGGFNFS; from the exons ATGTCGTTGAGGCCGAGTGCAAGGACCGAGGTCCGCCGGAACAGGTACAAGGTGGCGGTGGATGCGGAGGAGGGAAGGCGGAGGAGGGAGGATAACATGGTGGAGATCCGTAAGAATCGGAGAGAAGAGAGTCTTCAAAAGAAGAGACGTGAAGGACTTCAGGCTCAAGCCATGCCTGCTAGTCTCCACTCTTCTGCTGCTGAGAAGAAG TTGGAACATCTGCCATCAATGGTTGCGGGTGTTTGGACTGAAGATGGTAATCTGCAATTGGAGGCAACCACTCAGTTCAGGAAATTACTTTCAATTG AGCGCAGCCCTCCTATTGAGGAAGTTATACAAGCTGGTGTTGTTCCTCGATTTGTTCAGTTTCTTATGAGGGAGGACTTCCCACAATTACAG TTTGAAGCAGCTTGGGCACTCACAAACATTGCTTCTGGAACATCTGAGAACACCAAGGTGGTGATTGATCATGGGGCTGTTCCTATATTTGTACAGCTTCTTGCTTCTCCAAGTGACGATGTTCGTGAGCAG GCTGTGTGGGCATTGGGAAATGTTGCTGGAGATTCTCCTAGATGCCGTGATCTTGTCCTTGGCAATGGAGCTTTGCTTCCTTTACTGGCACAATTAAATGAGAATGCCAAACTTTCTATGCTCAGAAATGCTACATGGACACTCTCAAACTTTTGTCGAGGCAAGCCACAACCTCCTTTTGATCAG GTTAAGCCTGCACTTCCAGCTCTTGCACGCCTTATTCATTCTGACGATGAAGAAGTCTTAACTGATGCATGTTGGGCACTCTCATATCTCTCTGATGGTACAAATGACAAAATTCAAGCTGTTATCGAAGCAGGAGTATGTCCACGGCTAGTTGAGCTTCTGCT GCACCCATCTCCTTCAGTTCTGATTCCTGCTCTTCGCACTGTGGGAAATATCGTCACTGGGGATGATATGCAGACACAG TGTATCATCAATCATCAAGCGCTGCCTTGCCTTTTGAACTTGTTGGCCAACAATTATAAAAAGAGTATCAAGAAGGAAGCTTGTTGGACCATCTCTAATATAACAGCTGGTAACAAGGAGCAGATCCAG GCTGTTATTGAAGCTAATATTATCGGTCCACTTGTTAATCTGCTTCAAAATGCTGAGTTTGACATCAAGAAAGAGGCAGCATGGGCAATTTCAAATGCTACATCTGGTGGTGCCCATGAACAAATCAA GTACCTTGTCAGCCAGGGTTGTATCAAGCCCCTGTGTGACCTTCTCATTTGCCCAGATCCAAGGATTGTAACAGTCTGTTTAGAAGGCCTTGAAAACATCTTAAAGGTAGGAGAAGCTGACAAGAATGTGAGTGAAACTGGAGGTGTAAATCTCTATGCTCAGATGATTGATGATGCTGAAGGATTGGAGAAAATTGAGAATCTACAGTCGCATGACAACACTGAGATATATGAGAAGGCAGTGAAGATTCTTGAGACATATTGGTTGGAAGAGGAGGATGAAACAATGCCACCAGGAGATGCTTCCCAATCTGGGTTCCAATTTGGGGGTGAGGCTCCTGCTGTTCCCTCTGGCGGATTCAACTTCAGCTAA
- the LOC133669263 gene encoding tlg2p-like protein a: MATRNRTLIFRKYRDALKSVRVPTSSSLSTSSVGGVGGSGGGPVIELASTSLLNPNRKYAPLSTEDPGNSSKGAFTVGLPPAWVDVSEEIAANVQRARMKMVELAKAHAKALMPSFGDGKEDQRTIEGLTQEITGLLRKSEKQLKRLAAAGPSEDSNVRKNVQRSLATDLQNLSMELRKKQSTYLKRLRQQKEGQDGDDLEMNLNGGRSIIDDDNLDDMVFNEHQMAKLKKSEAFTVEREREIQQVVESVNELAQIMKDLSVLVIDQGTIVDRIDYNIQNVATTVEEGLKQLQKAERTQKRGGMVMCATVLVIMCAVMLILLILKTILF; the protein is encoded by the exons ATGGCAACGAGGAATCGGACGTTGATATTTAGGAAGTACAGAGATGCATTAAAGAGCGTTAGGGTTCCGACGAGCTCATCTCTGTCGACGAGCTCTGTCGGAGGAGTTggtggtagtggtggtggtCCGGTGATCGAATTGGCCAGCACTTCGCTTCTCAATCCTAATCGGAAATATGCTCCTCTTAGTACTGAAGATCCCGGTAATTCAAG TAAAGGTGCATTTACAGTAGGTTTACCTCCAGCTTGGGTGGATGTATCTGAAGAAATAGCAGCAAATGTGCAACGTGCACGTATGAAAATGGTTGAGTTAGCGAAGGCTCATGCCAAAGCTTTGATGCCTTCATTTGGTGATGGTAAAGAAGATCAACGGACAATTGAGGGTCTAACCCAAGAGATAACTGGTCTTTTAAGGAAATCAGAGAAGCAACTAAAAAGACTTGCTGCAGCTGGGCCTTCAGAGGATTCAAATGTTAGAAAAAATGTGCAG CGTTCCCTCGCTACTGATCTTCAGAACCTTTCAATGGAACTTCGCAAGAAACAGTCGACATACTTGAAGCGCCTCAGGCAACAAAAAGAG GGTCAGGACGGGGATGATTTAGAAATGAACCTAAATGGTGGTAGATCTATAATAGATGATGACAATTTGGACGACATG GTATTTAATGAGCATCAGATGGCCAAGCTGAAAAAGAGTGAGGCATTCACTGTAGAAAGGGAAAGAGAGATCCAACAG GTAGTCGAATCAGTAAATGAGCTTGCTCAGATTATGAAGGACTTGTCAGTACTTGTGATAGACCAG GGCACTATTGTTGATAGAATAGACTACAACATTCAGAATGTAGCAACTACAGTTGAGGAGGGGCTTAAACAACTGCAGAAG GCTGAGAGAACACAGAAGCGAGGGGGAATGGTGATGTGCGCCACTGTGCTTGTTATAATGTGCGCTGTCATGCTGATCCTTCTTATCCTCAAGACGATTCTCTTTTGA
- the LOC133670173 gene encoding small ribosomal subunit protein eS4y-like codes for MARGLKKHLKRLNAPKHWMLDKLGGAFAPKPSSGPHKSRECLPLILILRNRLKYALTGREVLAILMQRHVLVDGKVRTDKTYPSGFMDVVSIPKTNESFRLLYDTKGRFRLHSLRDDEAKFKLCKVRSVQFGQKGIPYLNTYDGRTIRYPDPLIKANDTIKLDLENNKIVDFIKFDVGNVVMVTGGRNRGRVGVIKNREKHKGTFETIHVQDATGHEFATRLGNVFTIGKGTKPWISLPKGKGIKLSIIEEAKKRLAASQAAA; via the exons ATG GCTAGAGGGTTGAAGAAGCATTTGAAGAGGCTTAATGCCCCTAAACATTGGATGCTTGACAAACTTGGTGGTGCATTT GCACCCAAGCCATCATCGGGACCCCACAAGTCTAGGGAATGCTTGCCTCTGATTCTTATTCTGCGTAACAGGCTGAAGTATGCTCTCACAGGCCGTGAAGTGCTTGCTATTTTGATGCAGAGACATGTCCTTGTTGATGGCAAGGTCAGGACAGATAAAACTTACCCATCTGGTTTCATGG ATGTTGTGTCAATCCCAAAGACAAATGAGAGCTTTCGTCTCCTGTATGACACCAAAGGCCGCTTCAGGCTCCACTCCCTCAGAGATGATGAGGCCAAG TTTAAGCTTTGCAAAGTTCGGTCTGTTCAGTTTGGACAGAAAGGAATCCCATACCTGAACACTTATGATGGGCGCACCATCCGCTACCCAGATCCCCTCATTAAGGCCAATGACACCATCAAGCTGGACCTAGAGAACAACAAAATAGTTGATTTCATCAAGTTTGATGTTGGAAATGTTGTCATGGTCACTGGGGGAAGGAACAGAGGCCGAGTTGGAGTCATCAAGAACCGGGAGAAGCACAAGGGAACTTTTGAGACAATCCATGTTCAAGATGCCACTGGCCATGAGTTTGCCACTCGCTTGGGCAATGTATTCACCATTGGAAAGGGCACCAAGCCATGGATTTCTCTTCCCAAGGGCAAGGGTATTAAGTTGTCTATCATCGAGGAGGCTAAAAAAAGGCTTGCAGCATCCCAAGCTGCTGCCTGA
- the LOC133669848 gene encoding pentatricopeptide repeat-containing protein At2g20710, mitochondrial-like — MEKVPMNMERDRRINWKVCLAVAKGHLKADFTEKALTILKHSEQLSRNSAGFYNSGYLHITSSLMKSDDFDGAEEARGIREKDCREWELGAYSFDLLATGYSGGDLMVKATERIKKAIWAWFVNVANHAVGCGIIRRAFQADVLAGDIYGLKVSLITRRRQNISCFSYFRGSSILGIAISLDPTA, encoded by the exons ATGGAGAAAGTTCCGATGAATATGGAAAGAGATCGTCGGATCAACTGGAAAGTTTGCCTTGCTGTGGCAAAGGGTCACTTGAAAGCCGACTTTACTGAAAAAGCTTTAACAATATTGAAGCACTCAGAACAATTATCAAGG AATTCTGCAGGTTTCTATAATTCAGGCTATCTACATATTACAAGCTCATTGATGAAATCGGATGACTTTGATGGCGCTGAGGAG GCCCGAGGCATTCGTGAAAAAGATTGCAGAGAGTGGGAGCTTGGTGCATACTCATTTGATCTTTTAGCAACTGGATATAGTGGCGGCGATCTGATGGTGAAAGCAAcagaaagaataaagaaagcAATATGGGCATGGTTTGTTAACGTGGCCAACCACGCGGTTGGATGTGGAATTATCAGAAGAGCTTTTCAA GCAGATGTACTTGCAGGAGATATCTACGGTCTTAAAGTCTCTCTTATCACTCGCAGAAGACAAAATATTAGTTGTTTCAGTTATTTTCGCGGATCCAGTATTTTGGGTATTGCTATATCCCTTGACCCAACTGCCTGA
- the LOC133670163 gene encoding protein DEHYDRATION-INDUCED 19 homolog 3, translated as MDADSWSARLSSASKRYQSALQSRSDMFMGFEEIDGDDDIREEFPCPFCSEYFDIVGLCCHIDDEHPVESKNGVCPVCAMRVGVDMVAHITLQHGNIFKMQRKRKSRRGGPHSTLSLLRKELREGNLQSLLGGSSCIVSSSNAAPDPLLSSFILPMVDDFTSSQPSFLSETSSAKKGTDGNVSERNRKSPPMSIKDKEEKAKRSEFVQGLLLSTIPDDIL; from the exons ATGGATGCTGATTCATGGAGTGCTCGTCTTTCTTCAGCTTCTAAGAGATACCAATCAGCTCTTCAATCACGATCtg ATATGTTTATGGGGTTTGAAGAAATTGATGGAGATGATGATATAAGGGAGGAGTTTCCATGCCCATTCTGTTCtgaatattttgatattgttgggCTGTGTTGTCACATTGATGATGAGCATCCTGTTGAATCAAAGAATGGG GTTTGCCCAGTTTGTGCAATGAGGGTGGGTGTTGACATGGTTGCACATATAACCCTACAACATGGAAATATATTCAAG ATGCAGCGCAAGAGGAAATCACGTAGAGGTGGACCTCATTCAACCCTTTCTTTGTTGAGGAAAGAACTGCGAGAAGGAAATCTACAATCCCTTCTTGGCGGTTCGTCCTGTATAGTTTCCTCATCCAATGCAGCACCTGATCCATTATTATCTTCATTCATTTTACCCATGGTTGATGATTTCACGAGTTCCCAGCCTTCCTTTTTGTCTGAAACAAGTTCAGCTAAGAAAGGCACGGATGGGAATGTTTCAGAACG AAATAGGAAGTCACCTCCAATGTCAATTAAGGATAAGGAAGAGAAGGCCAAAAGGAGTGAGTTTGTACAAGGGCTGTTGTTGTCTACAATTCCTGATGACATTTTATAG
- the LOC133669631 gene encoding uncharacterized protein LOC133669631: MGRGEQINYKRNLKKRVRDKDKGSDDSDEDYVVENEENLSDDDSEDCQVSLDGYASEESFDSFVEEEEGGEGEEEEEFRKPVRSKKKGSSLGKGKIEGKASRKRKRVTHEDEEDDDDDEEYVNGDGDEDDEEFTLDEEDDDCLDEDDELTAERKNRNVKVVKRRVPKRGSGRVTKRRRKSRVMKKPLAKKGINKRRLKKKERCEYEEEDDGDFLADSPVAREKSKKTSGVRKRKFSVNSDSDFVSNGSSDYEYTLSEEEREQVREASQLYGELKTSLRSSSVGKRIQENGDLCQQTKPVGRKGKEKVKEVKSELGKQVCGICLSEEDKRRLRGTLDCCSHYFCFTCIMEWSKVESRCPLCKQRFSTIAKNGRSAMGVDLRNMVIQVPMRDQVYQPTEEEIRSYIDPYENVICKECHEGGDDGLMLLCDLCDSSAHTYCVGLGRQVPEGNWYCDDCRPVALGSTSSQAQDPSPDQWNSSNNIFNRPPPILNLDEGLDPNLESAPRLIIPQVSGSLSSPRFLTGDIHVASPVSVAGASTLSGRRHLHRHIRTLLSNRNPSANMNPVANRIDAISAASLHSDFLNSQIDPVRETALQNLRTQEIGTSEQTPNKERLQANDHPSSSFQNTDSYYLTPNQSRRQTVQNPTITTADRPVNLTLWPDLMGINSIPGFEQSHQFRSRSSTEPDGTLSSYQVREQSQFYDVKEQLQSMVKKHLGSLSQDIELDHDTFKDIARSSTHTILAACGLEHKRSEVHTVPLPSTCTHNDRVVAGQTSVLRGCCSSCFDSFVRNVVKRIMDTRPRQWLTLGL, encoded by the exons ATGGGAAGGGGAGAGCAAATCAATTATAAGAGGAATCTCAAGAAAAGGGTTAGGGATAAAGATAAGGGTTCTGATGATTCCGATGAGGATTACGTGGTTGAGAATGAGGAGAATTTATCAGATGATGATTCGGAGGATTGTCAAGTTTCTTTAGATGGGTATGCATCGGAGGAGAGTTTTGATAGTTTTGTTGAGGAAGAGGAGGGGGGAGAGGGCGAGGAGGAGGAAGAGTTTAGGAAGCCTGTTAGATCAAAGAAGAAAGGGAGTTCTTTAGGGAAGGGGAAAATTGAGGGTAAAGCTTCTCGGAAGAGAAAAAGGGTAACTCATGAGGATGAGGaggacgacgacgacgacgaggAATATGTTAATGGTGACGgggatgaagatgatgaagaattcACActagatgaagaagatgatgattgtTTGGATGAGGATGATGAATTGACAGCGGAAAGGAAGAACAGAAATGTGAAAGTGGTCAAGAGGAGAGTGCCAAAAAGGGGTTCTGGAAGAGTTACgaaaaggaggagaaaatcTAGGGTTATGAAGAAGCCTTTGGCAAAGAAGGGGATAAATAAACGTAggttgaaaaagaaagagaggtgtgaatatgaagaagaagatgatggtgatTTTTTAGCCGATAGCCCAGTTGCGAGAGAAAAGAGCAAGAAAACTTCAGGTGTGAGAAAGAGGAAATTTTCTGTGAATTCAGATTCGGATTTTGTGTCTAATGGATCATCTGATTATGAATATACCCTTTCTgaggaagagagagagcaagTGAGGGAAGCCAGTCAGTTGTATGGAGAATTGAAGACTAGCTTGAGAAGTTCGTCAGTTGGGAAGAGAATTCAGGAGAATGGGGATTTATGCCAGCAGACAAAACCAGTAGGAAGAAAAGGTAAGGAGAAGGTAAAGGAAGTAAAATCAGAGTTAGGAAAGCAGGTATGTGGAATTTGTCTTTCTGAAGAGGACAAAAGAAGATTGAGGGGAACATTGGACTGCTGCAGTCACTATTTCTGTTTCACTTGCATCATGGAGTGGTCCAAAGTAGAATCTCGTTGCCCTTTGTGCAAGCAAAGATTTAGTACAATAGCTAAAAATGGAAGATCAGCAATGGGGGTTGATCTGAGAAATATGGTGATACAAGTCCCCATGCGTGACCAG GTTTATCAACCAACTGAGGAAGAAATCAGGAGCTACATTGATCCATATGAGAATGTGATATGTAAAGAATGCCATGAAGGCGGGGATGATGGCCTCATGCTACTATGTGATCTCTGTGATTCATCTGCGCATACCTACTGTGTCGGTTTGGGGCGGCAAGTACCCGAAGGCAATTGGTACTGTGATGATTGCAGGCCTGTTGCTCTTGGATCCACAAGTTCCCAAGCTCAAGATCCTTCGCCTGATCAATGGAATTCAAGCAACAACATATTTAATAGACCACCACCCATTTTGAATTTAGATGAAGGTTTAGATCCCAATCTAGAGTCTGCACCTCGTTTAATCATCCCACAAGTATCTGGGAGTCTATCGTCTCCCAGATTTCTGACTGGAGATATTCATGTAGCTTCACCAGTGTCTGTAGCAGGGGCATCTACTCTCTCTGGGAGGCGTCATCTCCACCGTCATATACGGACTCTCCTTTCAAATAGGAATCCATCAGCAAATATGAATCCTGTGGCTAATAGAATCGATGCCATCTCAGCTGCCAGCTTGCATAGTGATTTCTTAAACTCACAAATTGATCCAGTTAGGGAAACGGCTCTTCAAAATTTAAGGACACAAGAAATTGGGACATCAGAACAGACACCCAACAAGGAGAGATTGCAGGCTAATGATCATCCCTCTTCTTCATTTCAAAATACGGATTCTTATTATCTGACACCAAATCAATCGAGAAGGCAAACAGTTCAGAATCCAACTATTACAACTGCTGATAGACCTGTCAATTTGACTTTATGGCCTGATCTCATGGGGATCAACTCAATACCTGGTTTTGAACAATCCCATCAGTTCAGAAGCAGATCAAGCACTGAGCCCGATGGTACTTTGTCCTCATACCAAGTGAGAGAACAAAGCCAGTTCTATGACGTGAAGGAACAATTGCAATCAATGGTAAAAAAACACTTGGGAAGCTTGTCACAAGATATTGAATTAG ACCATGATACTTTCAAGGATATAGCAAGGAGTTCTACACATACCATATTAGCTGCTTGCGGGCTAGAGCACAAGAGGAGTGAAGTTCATACAGTGCCCCTACCATCAACTTGTACACACAATGATAGAGTGGTCGCTGGGCAGACAAGTGTGCTGAGAGGTTGTTGCTCATCTTGTTTTGATTCTTTTGTAAGGAACGTAGTGAAGAGGATCATGGACACAAGACCGCGACAGTGGTTGACTTTAGGTCTTTAG